The following DNA comes from Serinus canaria isolate serCan28SL12 chromosome 1A, serCan2020, whole genome shotgun sequence.
TATCAGGAATGAAGGAAGAGTGAGCcacttcctttcccctttctcaaAATACTCAGCTGTATCCAAGTTTCTGCCAAATCAGTTTTGCTCAACATCCCAACACCCTGAGCTAAGCTCTAGTGCTCACCACTACAGCTGGGAGGCTATGGATTGCATCTCCTCTGGGTCTGCCCCTTTGCCATTTCCCTGGGCGGGTATGTCGAGCCTCAGTAGATATTCATAGGCACATGCAGTTGCCCAGAATTCTGCAAATAGCTGTGTTCTGTATTTGCATAAGATGTCATGCGTGAATTGAAACCTGCTTGTCATTAATCAGAGGATTTAGTGAGCTGGAGTTTTTCACTGAGATTTTTGCTGAGCCTAGGTTTCAACATTTTCACACTCGCAAACTGCACTTAAGAAAACCTGACTGCCAGCATCCGTCTGATAAATAGTGGTTCAAAAGTGTAACAAATGCCAAACAACACTTCCATGTTTTAGTTAGTGTTGGACATGGATGTAGAAGAAGGATAGAGAGGGGCTTTATAGAAGTATTAGTCTTACTCAGCAGAGGGTGAAACACCCATTTCACCAGCCTGTTTCATAACTGCTTCCTAAAGTACATGGAAATAAGTGGGACTGATTCTGCCAACTCTGTTCATTCAAAATAGAACTTTACTCCCTCAGAGTCTtcatggtgctgctctgcacaaatAAGACTTTACTTGttaagtggggaaaaaagcaaaatttctaGTGAACCGTAACTCCGGCCATAAATTAAAGAACTGGATCTgcataaagaaattaaaacaaaaaacaaattacaaagTTTCCACACGTGAAATTTGAAAGCacagattttaaatttctgagtGTATGAATCAATGAAAAGACACTAACAGAAAATTGGCTCTTCCAACACACATCTTCAAGTCCAGAGCTAGTAAGAACTAATGAGCAGAGGCATTTCTATGGGCGTGAGAGGAACACCAGTTTGCTGAGATGAAGTACTGAGTACttaatacagaaatacaaaaaggaCCTTCTGGACTGAAAGAAATCCCATTATGAATGGTGACAGCATGGGTGCACAGCTTTTGAGTTGCAGTGGAAGCATGTTTTGTCCCATTAGGTGGCTGTGTTGCATTTTGAAGCAGTTTCTAGGTTGGAGAATTGTTACCAAATAATCCCACGTGGACTGattccactgcagctgcaccagaGTTAGCAACAATGGGAACCTTAGTATAGACAGCTTTCAGTTCCAGCAGCCGTTTTCAGCACTGTATCAGTTAACCCTGCTCTGAGGAGGGTTAATTGACACAGTACTGCAAATGGCTGACTAGATGAAAACTCATATATTATGCCTCCCAACATCTCTAACAATTGTGCAGCTGCATTCATATTGGCAGTGGTGGGAATTTGGAGGAGGGAAGAAATTCCCCAGTGCAGACAAAGCCTGAGAGTGAGCCTTAATACTCTTTTCCGGGCCTTTTTTGTCAGTCACAGTCATGCTTCCCTAAAACATTCTCAGAGCCATCTCCAGGTTGCTGATTATGAAGCAACAGCCACTGTTGGTCCCACCAGCTGGGTGAAAAGAATGGAAGAATGGTGATACACCCTAGCCCATCTCATAGGTGCATGCAAGGTTCATGtgtctgcttttctcctctctcttgtATCCCCACAGGCAGCACGTTCTAAAAGAACCAGGGAAAATCACAAATTAACTTTTCCCACAAATGTAGACAATGTTTGCAAGATGTACTTCTCCTGCACTCACTGGTTCTTTAGCAGCAGAGTATCAGGATTCCCAGGTCCCTGAGTACCCACTGCAGCCTTTAACTACATAAATATCTTTGGCCTCTCTGGTTGGCTACAGAAGTGAAATACCCACTCAAAATACAACCTTTCAGGCATGGCAGCCTGTAGCCCTGTTAGGCCAAGGCTGTTCCTCTAAGGAGTTTTCTGAGGCAGTGCAGAGCTGTAAGCTTCTTGAAATATGAAGGAAATAGtcaaaaaaattcttctgaattttATCATCTGCTCTCCCATTCCTGGCAAGAGATCTCTTTCAGAGTTAAAAATTTGCTGCTTCCCCTGAGCTAAGGCCTTAAACTTACTATCACTGCCTCTTTTGAGTAGTTTGCACTCCATGAGAACTAAAGTGGAGAAAACAGGACCCGGTAGAGCAGAACAGAGGGGTGTCCTGACTCTGCCCTCCCATGTACACAGTGAGCGGGCATTATAAAGTTGGGGACACGCTTCCTCTCGCACAGTTGGCATCACAGAGCTTCAGTAgcaacttgaaaaaaaataaagaattctcTCCTTGTGTGAAAGCACTACCAGCTGAGACCATCTGAGCTCACTGAGACTGGTGGAGTTAGCTGTTCTTATGTATGGGTAATGTTAGGTTGCTATCTATAGGTGACATATCCCTGTGACCATACAGcatgttttcttctgcatccctgggctttagagaaaggaaacagatgAAGAATTGAGCAAGGGAAGCTATTTATTGCTGCTATTTATAAACTCCAAGGCCTAGTTCACctgtaattttctgtctttctaaaAGATACTTTCCTGGATCCTTGGTTCTTTGTTCTGATGCAAAATTTTACTGCTGCTATTAAAAtgcacaatttaaaaaatctcctCTGGGAAGAGAGGCCAGTTAAACCTCTACAAGCCATCACACTGATTACAGAATAACAAATGGCCTCTTTATAAGTGTTCTGGATTTGGTAGCAAAATCTgcacattatttttcattgtcttcTTCCTAATTTTCTAGGAAGTTCCTCTGATTTCTTTGGAAATGCCCTGAGTTTAAGACTCCTGGAGACTAGAAATCAGGCCAGATTTTAGGTCTATAAATTTCCTATATTATTTTGAATGgttccagaaaacaaaaaaataaaaccactgacAATTAATACTTCTGTTAATAGACCAAAGCTTAAATCCTAGGCCAAAGCTGGTGAAAAGTAGGTCATGTCTACTCCAGTGACTTTGCAGTAGTTCCTTTGATTAATCATAAAGTTGTATTCACTGGTGTTTGCACTGAATATTGTGCAAATACAGCTATACTGTCAGAGAATGGATTAGAACAGTGGTAGGAACAGCTACCACATCTCTTTTGGGAaggaacatggaaaaaaatgaagagatgtTTCTGGCTCCTTAGCTTCCATCATCCACTTGAGGAAGTCAGGCTTTAGGGGTTCTGGATGTCATGTTGCTTACCTGGCTTAAGGTACTCTGTATATAAATGACATAAGAACAAGTTTTTTAATGAGTCTAGACAGCTCTGTAACCACAGGGTTGCCATAAGGAATATCACTATCAAGGAACTGATTTATTGCCCAAGAACCTTTGGTTAAGGAGGGAATCAGGATAGTTTCAAATAACTGAAAGACCCATAGTTGTTTAGATCTTGCATACTGATTCTTATGATGGTGAATCTGTAGTCAGACTGTAGAGAGACCCAAACTCTGTTGTGCTGGACACAGTGCAAGCATCAAGGCTTTTTTTGTCCAGAACATCTTTCAAACAGTGAGCTTAGGAATACTGATCTCAtgtgaaaattatttgcttATGGCTGTATGTAAAAAGTCTTTGAACTATAGCATTTTTACTGGAACTGCTCAAGGGAAGACTAGTGGTACAATTAATAGCCCATACAGGATGATTCTGTAGAGATAGATGTTTTGGAGCAAGAGGCTTTTACCAGTTGTATGTAACACTTTCTTCCAGAGAAATGGACATATGAATATGCTTTAAAGAGATTAATGGATGTTATAAAAGTTATGTGCTGCTGCACTTTAAACTAATGGCTTTACAACCTCCATTGGAACCCCGATGGCATACAGCAGCTTATTCTTTTGATGTATAGAATAAATGTAGGGCTCTATGGACTTCTTCATGGTGTGATGAGAACTGAATATTTTACAAAAGGCAGTGGAACTACAAGGCTTTTCTGATAGCTGTTAGATCGAACAGGTGGACTGTGTCCATCTTCCATAGCTGGTTGGTTTTGGGGATGGGAGTGAAGCAGGCTTTGGGATTCTTGTGATTGGATTAAGAACACTATGGCAATATTTTCAGCCTTAAGAAGTGTTCTAGGATTACTCTTTCTTTAGTCCATCTGTCTGCAGTGTACTTTTTCTATTCTATAGAAAATAACTCAGCTGTCTCCTCAGCACAGTCCTTGCTGGTCAATGACTGCATGTGTTCGATTGTAGTAACTTTCTGTCTGTTTCCTTATCTATCAGTAGACATCAGAATTCATAAGGTGTCAAGAAAACTGGCTGTATTTCGACAGCTTGCACAAGAAGTGTTGCAGCAGTATCTCTGCCCTCTTCAGTATTATATACGATAATGcaacttttctttctgagcGCTCTCCTGCGCTTGTCCAGCCCCGAGTAGGGGAGAAAGGATGTCACCAGAGAGGGTGGCTGTCAGACAAAAGTGCGAGACCTTGTGGGAGGAGTGGGGCTGGAGGAAATGCCCAAGTTGCACATGAAACCCAGGTGTGAACATTTTTTGAGAGGGACGCACAGACAGGGGGGTGCTGCCTGGCCCTTGTGGCCATCTCCTTGTGGCCACAGTGGAGCGCCTGACCACGGCTTGCACGGGAGCGGACCGAACACCGGCGGCGggagagggctgtgctggacatCCTGCCTGCGGGCTCTGGGAAGAGGCGCAGCCTGCGGCCCCGCCATGCTCGTAGGAAGAACAATGTCGGGGCAGGGCTCTCCGCAAGGTCATTCCTCGTGCCGTCAccctcccagcaggacagctccGACCCGCTGTCGGGTTATACCGCCCACATCTTACCGCAGTGGCGGCCGTCTCGAGAGGCGCCCAGCCCGTGCCGCGATGGCAGCGCCCGCCCGGCCGGCCAGGGAGCCGCGCGGCCGGAGCGCGGCGGGCGCGTCCCGGGGCGGCCCTGGCCCGGCCGCCTTTGTTCGGCGGGGCGCGCACGTGCAGCGGCCGCGCAGCCCCGCGCGGTGGCCGCGGGCGCGTGCGGGACGGCGAGCGGCGGGCCCGGCCTGGCCCTTTAAAGCCGCGGtggcggcgcggccgggccggtGAGGGACACGTGAGGCGGCGGCGCGctccgccgccgctgccccggcTGCCGTGCTGCTCGTGTTTTATCTGGCCGACCGCCAGCCCCCCATCGCCGCGTTTTcgctctgcctcctcctctctctctctctctttttttttttctttctttttttttttttcctattttccccCAACAGCCCCCTCCTGGTTTTTCCACCCACGGGTAAAggtggcttttcttttccttcgtttttgttgttggttttggggttttttccccttctttaaCCCTCATCCTAGTTTAGTCCGTGGGCAGGACTCGCATAATATTTCCAGTCCCAGGAGCTCGCATCACAGACACGAACCCAGGACCgcccccccccctttttttttcctttccaatctCCCAAATcgttttattattattatttttaaatgatcgCTCCTTTTGCGCGCTGCTCCCGCTGCTGCCGAAATCCCCGTCTTCCCAGGGTGCATGCTTCTGGCAAGATTGTGCAGTGTTCTCAGTCCATTTTCAGTGTGTCTTATCTTAATTTGTCCTGATCCGATCTAAGCGCGATAGCCACCACTTGCTTTCAATTTGTaggactttttttcctcttcttagTTTGCTCCCGACTACCCTCGGActatttccctctctccttgcaTTTCCAGGGCTGCAATTtactctgcctttccttttttctttttttttttttttttttttaaacctctgcGCTTTTGAATTGCTTCATGTTACTAACCATTCCTAAATTGTAAGAGAGATTCATTCCCCCTCCTCTTCCACCACCACCAACACCACTACCAccatcacctcctcctcctcctcctccccttctcttctcctttttggCAGCACCAGGACGTCCGGTGTGGTGGTGGCAGcgagcagcaaaagcagcaagagCTCGTTTTGATTCCCCCCCTTCAAGGTGCTTTGGAGAGACTGGTttcaggctgagcagcagaagtcACGATGAGTGCACAAGGTGAGGGACCCGGTCAGCCTTccactgctgcccaggagcAACCTGCAACCGCAGAGCCTCAGAAGAGAGGACGAGGCAGACCCAGGAAACAACCACAAGTCAGTATCGTATAGATACGTAGAGCCGCAGATCTATAGTGTTATAGGCATGTACATGTACGTATTATGCTGCAAGGAGTCCTGGCGACGGGGCGGTGGGGGCTTTGTTGTGCGCTGCTTCCCGGCGAGGTGGTGCAGAGGCGTAGCGAGGGGCTCCGTCGGGCACCCCGGCGGGGGGGACCCCGGAGCGACGGGGCGCAGCCTGCCCGTGGCTGAACCGCGAAGCTTCCTCGGGACTTTCACTATTGTGCAGGGAGCGAGCTGGGGCTTTTCAATGTAAATGGGGAACATGGAGCAGCGCGGCTCCGACCAACCAGCGCTCGCTGGGTCATTTCGAGCTGATTTTGAAATTGCGAAAGCGAGGAGCAGGGAACGGGGCTCTCCTGTCTCCCTCCTCTCTGAGCCCTCGCTATATCTCAATCTGTGTGCGCgcgtgtgtgtgcatgtgtcgGGTCCCACCGGGCGCTGCTGCCGCCTCCGATCTTgaccagcccagcccctgaACTGCCCCTagatgctggggctgggggagaggagggtgaCTAGAAAGTCGCATagggtttggtgtttttttcgtctttttcctcccccccacccccggattcccccccttccccacctcccccccTCGCCCCCCTCATCGTATGGAGAGAGGTGCCCCCGTTGCTGATGGAGGTGGGGGAGGTAGCCGGAGGGGGCTTGCCCTGTATTTGCAACACCTTTTGCCTTTGCTTCGGCGTTTACCCGAGGCAGGTCGAGGCGACGGGAACGCTGCCGTGTCTGGACGCGGGGAGCGTAGCCCTGTGCTCCTTTCCACCCACACCCACAGTCTCCACCTGGGCCCCGAAAGGGGCGCGCTGGGCTCCCCTTTTTGACTTGCAAGATCTGAATTCGCGCTAAGGTTGCTAGATCCGTGTGTTAttcccacccccaccccccttcccttcctttcccgAAGTGCCATTGTCGCATcgcctggagctgcccagccgCGCTCAGGCCCTACCGCCGGGCGAGGGGCCCGGGGGGGCCCTCCGCGCTCTGCAGCCCCTCCGCCGGCGCCGCCGAAGGAGGATTTTGCCTGCGGATGCAACCAATTAATCCCGCAGCTCGGCGGGGGCAGCGCGGAGCCGCCCGCAGCcttttccctgcctccctcGGAAGTCACGATTGAGAAGTAGGGCTGTCCGTGGAGCTCATTTTAGAGCGAGCGTCCGCGGGCTTTAAACGTGTTTACTTCCCATTCATTTGGCATCAGCCCCACTGCCACGAGAGCCTTCGAGGGGCTCGAAACATGGGGAGAGCTGAGCAGTAGAGCCCCGAGCCGGGTGAAACCCGGCTGCTttgcttccttcccctcccccgccccgATATGGTCCTGTAAATTTCAcagaaagtacttttttttGGGAAGCCATAAAAGCAGAGCCCCCCGTTACCTCGCTCTGCCCCTGGTGACACTCACTGCATCGGTCCAGTAACTGCGGGCTCTGCACCCCTTCTGCTTCACCCCCTGATTGCCCTCGACCAGCCCCGGCAGCCAGCGCCCACCGACCCTGCTGGCTTGTGCCCgggattctttttctttttctttttctttttctttttctttttctttttctttttctttttctttttctttttctttttctttttctttttctttttcttttgtctattttctgttttctattttctttttttttttcccttaattttttttcctcctgtagcATTTGAATGGGtggaagtgaaagaaaaacGCGTCTCCTTCAACGTGCTCAGCCCAGATGTGCAGTGCCTGCGGGGCTCgccactgagctgcagcacttGGGGAGTCCCCTTGCCAGCCTCCCCTTAACCTACCCGGGAATTATGAAAGCTGAAGGGCTTTAAACTGGTTTAAGTTAACAAACTGCACTTAATTAGTTCTACTGCATCCTGTAATATGAATGAAATGTATAATATTCAAGACTAGAAGAGTTTTATAGTGTTTATGATTCActgaataaatatttggaaTCTGAATTCATAGTAATTCATACCCAGTTTTAAGAACTGGCTATTTACTGGCAGGCAAAGGAACTAGTTAAGAAAATAGTTAAAATCATCAGTGTTGACTCATTTTAGAattggggttttgtttcagatttttctttggttgAGTTTTTTTGTCTTACAAGTGTTCTATTTgaagaaaagtttaaatttgCATGTTAATACAAATCAGTTTTCTTTAGAATAGGTGTGAATATAATGCCGACtgcagaacaacaaaaaaaaatttcccccCTTGAGAGAGAAGTAGTCTCATCTTACTTTACAATATTCTGGTAGTAacttttttctccaaaaaagcTTGTGCTAGAAACTACATGTGATAATTGTATCTTGCTATAATGCAATGCAATTGAAATTAAATGGGTAactgtgttattttttaaataactgctCTTATATGAGGGAAATCATAGccatctttaaaaaatgtgtttcctgcTATAACTTACGTGTTAGAATATTCACACTTTACCAAGTTTTTCTATGCAATTGCAAGAGAAGTTAAACTCATTTACTGTGCAAAACATATCTTTTCCTCTATCTGTAGTTGCTAAATTTTTTATGttgcattatttatattatgtTATTTAATGACACTGTTAATTCCTATGTTTTAAGCAACTTCTCAGTTCAGTTTATCCTTTGTAACATCTGGGTTAGTTGTAGCCTCTTGCCACAAAAGCATGTTTTCCTGTATTTAGGAACCAACTGGTGAACCATCTCCTAAAAGACCAAGAGGAAGACCCAAAGGAAGCAAAAACAAGAGTCCCTCTAAAGCAGCTCAGAAGGTGAGattattaaagagaaaaaattgctAATGCTGTTTTTTTATCAGCTGGTAGCAAAAAATCCAGTAATTTAGGCTGTGAAGTGTGGGATTGGAACTCTTTTAATAATGGAAGCTTCATAAAGCATGAATTtcatgaattttttaaaattggagTTAACATCAAGACCCTAAGTAAAGAACCTATAAGGGCATCTTTTTTAGTAGTCTACAGATTAGTGAAATAACAATGTATTTCACAACAAACCATGAGATGTCCTGTATCTAGTAAGGAAGTCAGTGTTAAggatattattttcttcattaagaTTTTTGGAAGAAGAAGATTAATTTCTTGCCCACTTAACAGTTGTTACTACTACAGACCAAATCTGTATATTAAAGCTAAGTGCTTTGTCAAACATAAGTTAATTAGGAGTAAATCTAATTATGTGTTGATGGAAATAAGTGCATATATTGAAATTTACAGCTTTAAAATGTGATGGTAAAGTAAACTTCCAGTTACAGTAAAAGCCTGTTATATCTTGTTTAGTAATCAGTTTCAAAGAGACTTTTACTTGAAGTGCTTTTAGTCTTCTGAACCACTGTTTCTGCTTGGTGATGGGACCAGACTTTATTCTGGTGGTTCTGATTGCCTTCAGCCACAGAAGAAGCTCCCTGAAGTCACTGCATTTAGTGCATGGACTTGACATCACAAATACAACATGAAAATTTGACTAGATTTTATTTGAATTGGGGAAAGCACCCCATTAAAAAGCTGAGTTATCAAGGCAAATCACGCATACCTTTCTGTAGGAAATATTTTAGTGAAGGCAAATTGTTGTGTATGGGCTTAAAAACAAATATGGGAGATTTGTTTATGTTGTTGGTTGTACAGCAGTTAGCACTAGTTTAGGGGTACTAAAGCTTACAAAATCTGGTAGTGAACTGTAGTCCTAAAGTGTATCAGTATCTTTTAAGGAGGTGCGTGACAAAACGTGTGGAAGGTATTTGTGTCCTCATCTAATTATGGCTCATTTTTCAGTATGCCTATGGTACTGACCATATTAAGTTTGATAGTTTTCAGTGTTATAAATTACTATAGCAACTACTGATAAATATTAAATCATTGAAAGGTGTCTATGGTTTCATGTCTGTTTTGTTTAAAGTGTTTTCAACATTTGTTTGAGGTACTTTTCCAACTGTCAATTAAATTCAAAaattagttggtttttttttttcactttatgggctgggaaaaaagcagcatgttCTGTCAAGAAATCCATGAATTAGTAAAAAATGCTTTACAGGTTTAGtattaaaaatctttcaaagCCATTCTGCAAGGTAACATTCTGCATTACCTTGCAGAATgttaaatgttgatttttttttctttatacagttgttgattttcttttctttatacAGTAAAAGCATTCTTCAGATTCATGTTAAAATAGTTTATATGTCACTCTtcaaaagagagggagaagttTTTTATTAGTCTAGCAAATCCAAATGTGAGctttagtattttaaatattgctcCTAGGAGTGTTTGCTTTCCTAGGAAAACATTTGCAGTaagataaaattttaagtaatttatagaaatgtttttaaaagatgccTCTGCAAGGAGTATTGCCATTGTTTCATTTAAGTGATTTGGAAATGAgtataaatggaaaataattttaaaacattaatataTGTGTAGGTTTATCGAACCAAGAGTTTTCCAGATGATTCTGGTACAAAGTTCAGCTTTCCCAGTCTCATTTACTAATTGAGTAATTTAATTGTaacattttgattttcagaatGCATCAAGTTGCTGCTCTACTTAAAGCTTTTGGGTGTTGCTAATGTAAAAAATTGACCAAAGACCACGTGTCTTTTTttataatagaaaaaaaccctttgagGGGTATGTAATTACAAGTCTTACTGGTTTCTAGGTTTATAGATAAAGTATGTAAGTGATAAATCCTCTAAAACATAAAACACTTAAAAGGCCTCACTAGAAGAACAAGACTGGTAtcacatttcaaataaatatttcagccCTTTTTCCAAATTGATAATTAGCCCTCTCTAAAATAGTTCAGCTTTTCACCAGGTATCTCAAAGTATCTTTT
Coding sequences within:
- the HMGA2 gene encoding high mobility group protein HMGI-C — protein: MSAQGEGPGQPSTAAQEQPATAEPQKRGRGRPRKQPQEPTGEPSPKRPRGRPKGSKNKSPSKAAQKKAEATGEKRPRGRPRKWPQQVVQKKPAQEETEETSSQESAEED